In a genomic window of Fibrobacter sp. UWH4:
- the dnaG gene encoding DNA primase — protein MAFYSNEIIQQLKAHADIASVIENFVPLKRSGNGRFLGVCPFHDDRSPSMNVNPSLGIYKCFACGAGGDVFKFVQEHEKMDFKGAVEWVANFTGFALPQLGAPENNEKTEERAMVRRLNELACEWFEQELSRSPKALEYLSSRHITDETRKRFHIGYAPDGREGFISYAVKNGFSPLDCVKAGLAVQKENGGISDKFRDRLMIAIQNMSGIIVAFGGRDLSGKSHAKYMNSPETELYLKRDILFGLYHSKQSIAKEREVIIVEGYFDMISLFQGGVTNVVAASGTALTDLHAGILARYAEKAYLVFDGDEAGRKATFNSLAIVLPKGIAPRIFALSRPDGTKIDPDNFVNEFGADAFREALKGSEDWLSYLMRIRDMESPEERAKLVTFAKSLVKSIPDHELRNQYVKLISERFNTDRSLSQVKALKPQKSFDERRPAHGNGTPNANGENAEVIPQLEQAATLNWASIPPMEIRFANLVLRNPTLMDRALEYFDMDWAASGIQMFESPVVEEFVNSAIALYAETGAMSPQLLYDNVSPTLKLFLEGLPEEKWKPPQEIVEFYQTLTVLSTKLCDRQKHQIPLNTNEAVSVRMQMSKFTQGMQKLNNLFNAEKINIDAFADQVVRSRTPLMQFQAAIQSGEPVQTEVAPSIPTQVAAPAAAPQNTQPSAAPFVAPQPQQVPAEYAEEQMSANEPATNNDEPPEGFEPPPPSDDDEEAYSYGNDDNFNEDFDDFG, from the coding sequence GTGGCGTTCTACTCAAACGAAATCATTCAGCAGCTCAAGGCCCATGCAGACATCGCATCGGTCATCGAGAACTTTGTACCGCTGAAACGTTCGGGTAACGGACGCTTCCTTGGCGTCTGCCCCTTCCACGACGACCGCAGCCCATCGATGAACGTAAACCCGAGCCTCGGCATTTACAAGTGCTTTGCCTGCGGCGCGGGTGGCGACGTGTTCAAGTTTGTACAGGAACACGAAAAGATGGACTTCAAGGGAGCTGTTGAATGGGTCGCCAATTTTACCGGCTTTGCCCTCCCCCAGCTAGGCGCCCCCGAAAACAACGAAAAGACCGAAGAACGCGCCATGGTCCGCAGGCTAAATGAACTCGCCTGCGAATGGTTCGAACAGGAACTTTCACGTTCTCCCAAGGCTCTCGAATACCTTTCAAGCCGACACATTACCGACGAGACTCGCAAGCGATTCCATATCGGATACGCTCCCGACGGACGAGAAGGCTTTATCAGTTACGCCGTGAAGAACGGTTTTTCTCCGCTAGACTGCGTGAAAGCGGGGCTTGCGGTCCAAAAGGAAAATGGTGGCATCTCGGACAAGTTCCGTGACCGCCTGATGATCGCCATCCAGAATATGTCGGGCATCATCGTTGCATTCGGCGGCCGCGACCTCTCTGGGAAAAGCCACGCCAAGTATATGAACAGCCCCGAAACAGAGCTCTATCTCAAGAGAGACATCCTTTTTGGGCTGTACCATAGCAAACAAAGCATCGCCAAAGAACGCGAAGTGATTATTGTCGAAGGCTACTTTGACATGATCAGCCTTTTTCAGGGGGGCGTCACCAACGTGGTGGCCGCCTCGGGAACCGCCCTTACCGACCTGCACGCAGGCATTCTCGCCCGCTACGCCGAAAAGGCATACCTTGTATTCGACGGTGACGAGGCAGGTAGAAAAGCGACTTTCAACAGCCTAGCTATCGTACTCCCCAAGGGAATCGCTCCACGCATTTTTGCACTTTCGCGCCCAGACGGGACCAAGATCGATCCCGACAACTTTGTAAACGAGTTTGGAGCAGATGCATTCAGAGAAGCCCTCAAGGGATCCGAGGACTGGCTTTCTTACCTGATGCGAATTCGCGACATGGAAAGTCCCGAAGAACGCGCAAAGCTCGTCACCTTCGCGAAGTCGCTTGTCAAGAGCATCCCCGACCACGAACTGCGCAACCAGTACGTGAAACTGATTTCGGAACGATTCAACACGGACCGTTCACTCTCGCAGGTAAAGGCCCTAAAGCCACAAAAAAGTTTTGATGAACGTCGCCCCGCCCACGGAAACGGCACTCCTAACGCAAACGGCGAAAACGCAGAGGTCATCCCGCAGCTGGAACAAGCGGCAACCCTAAACTGGGCCTCAATTCCCCCGATGGAAATCCGCTTTGCAAACCTGGTGCTCCGCAACCCGACGCTGATGGACCGCGCCCTGGAATACTTCGATATGGACTGGGCCGCAAGCGGAATCCAGATGTTCGAATCTCCGGTAGTCGAAGAATTCGTGAATTCCGCAATCGCCCTGTACGCCGAAACGGGAGCCATGTCGCCCCAGCTGCTTTACGACAACGTGTCGCCCACGCTCAAGCTGTTCCTGGAAGGGCTTCCCGAAGAAAAGTGGAAACCGCCCCAGGAAATTGTTGAATTCTACCAGACGCTCACCGTTCTTTCGACCAAGCTCTGCGACCGTCAAAAGCACCAGATTCCGCTGAACACCAACGAGGCCGTCTCGGTGCGTATGCAGATGTCCAAGTTTACGCAGGGAATGCAGAAACTGAACAACCTGTTCAACGCCGAAAAAATCAACATCGACGCCTTTGCCGACCAGGTAGTACGCAGCAGGACTCCCCTGATGCAATTCCAGGCCGCCATTCAAAGCGGCGAACCCGTTCAGACCGAAGTTGCCCCGTCCATTCCCACGCAGGTCGCCGCACCTGCTGCAGCACCGCAAAATACGCAGCCTAGCGCAGCACCGTTTGTCGCCCCGCAACCCCAGCAGGTCCCTGCAGAATACGCCGAAGAGCAAATGTCTGCAAACGAGCCTGCCACGAACAATGACGAACCGCCCGAAGGTTTCGAGCCTCCCCCGCCCTCCGATGACGACGAGGAAGCCTACTCCTACGGCAATGACGACAACTTCAACGAAGACTTTGACGACTTCGGATAA
- a CDS encoding ATP-dependent helicase, whose amino-acid sequence MANIVDGAVLDRELNPEQAAAAKKIDGPMLILAGAGSGKTRCITYKIAHLVSQHGVEADRILAVTFTNKAAREMKSRIQKLLDCNMNFSWMGTFHSVCLRLLKLCLSKESVVAAMGGQWYDGNFSIYDDDDQKRILKEILKEDLGDNFEASEVKKLHAAISKYKNSVLKKGSLAQLQTPDVVMQLATYPDELKNAEYYSQYQKRLKESNAMDFDDLLFNTVYMLQKIPKLAEQLAYRFRYVVVDEYQDTNDVQYELLKLLINEKKNVTVVGDDDQSIYGWRGANIDIIRNFHRDFAPVTIVKLERNYRSTANIVKGAGSVIAHNIRPQEMQKNVFSKEDAGELIHVRQFIANDDPGQRFVLPLESAEANAIADTIAKAGPDFYAKTAVFYRTNAQSRALEKALNDRRIPSVIFGGMRFWDRKEIKDVLAYLRLLANERDDAAHLRVINTPPRAIGKTTVENILERERNGEGSFWENLLAEANSVGRTAPKLKGFTDMVLSWKALVAAGETPLPILAERIINDVGYKEFLRKEDEVTADERIGNLDEMVNAIREFDEEHPGATLDAFLQDISLLTDADKKVDNSKGQVTLMTIHMAKGLEFNTVHIAGCDQGIFPLVRSSSMMTTSEMNEQIEEERRLFYVGCTRAEKKLYLYHIDGRFFQGSSQRFAKSKFLSEMDPSVVDENVRHLGGSSFGGDDFNQDFSGQQFSRPPRPNIPPSFPHRPSGSFGGSSSRPNNFGSHGFSRPSIPNSVKKNDKRIVYRNPIKVAAPPKPAEPSGPRVVFDEFSENPFHPGVRVRHSKYGVGTIVKCYGSGDNARVDVRFGNDPTIRTIILKYAALQIVG is encoded by the coding sequence ATGGCAAACATTGTAGATGGTGCAGTTCTTGATCGTGAATTAAACCCGGAGCAGGCGGCGGCTGCCAAGAAAATTGACGGGCCGATGCTGATTTTGGCGGGTGCAGGTTCGGGAAAGACGCGTTGCATTACCTATAAGATTGCCCACCTCGTTTCGCAACACGGGGTTGAGGCGGACCGTATTTTGGCGGTGACGTTTACGAACAAGGCCGCGCGTGAAATGAAGTCGCGTATCCAGAAGTTACTTGATTGTAATATGAACTTCAGTTGGATGGGGACTTTCCACTCCGTGTGCCTGCGCCTGTTGAAGCTTTGCCTTTCGAAGGAATCGGTGGTGGCCGCCATGGGCGGTCAGTGGTACGATGGCAATTTTTCGATTTACGACGATGACGACCAGAAACGGATCCTCAAGGAAATCTTGAAGGAAGACTTGGGCGACAACTTTGAAGCCTCCGAGGTCAAAAAGTTGCATGCGGCAATTTCGAAGTACAAGAATTCTGTTTTAAAGAAGGGAAGCCTTGCGCAATTACAGACGCCGGATGTTGTCATGCAGTTGGCAACATACCCTGATGAATTGAAAAATGCGGAGTATTATTCTCAATACCAGAAACGCCTCAAGGAATCGAACGCGATGGACTTCGATGACTTGCTGTTCAATACCGTCTATATGTTGCAAAAGATTCCTAAACTTGCGGAACAACTTGCGTATCGTTTTCGTTATGTGGTAGTGGACGAATACCAGGACACCAACGATGTTCAGTACGAACTGCTGAAGTTGCTGATAAACGAAAAAAAGAACGTGACGGTGGTGGGCGACGACGACCAGAGTATTTATGGCTGGCGCGGAGCAAATATTGATATTATCCGCAATTTCCACCGCGACTTTGCCCCGGTGACGATTGTAAAGCTTGAACGCAACTACCGCTCCACGGCAAACATCGTGAAAGGTGCCGGTTCTGTGATTGCGCACAACATCCGTCCGCAAGAAATGCAGAAGAATGTGTTCTCCAAGGAAGATGCGGGCGAACTCATTCATGTGCGTCAATTTATAGCAAATGATGATCCTGGTCAGAGATTTGTTCTTCCTTTGGAAAGTGCTGAAGCAAATGCTATTGCTGATACGATTGCGAAGGCAGGACCTGACTTTTATGCGAAGACGGCCGTGTTCTACCGCACGAATGCGCAGTCCCGCGCCCTGGAAAAGGCGCTGAATGACCGCCGCATTCCGTCGGTCATTTTCGGCGGCATGCGGTTCTGGGACCGCAAGGAAATCAAGGATGTTCTTGCATACTTGCGCCTACTTGCGAATGAACGTGATGATGCTGCTCATTTGCGCGTAATCAACACGCCTCCGCGAGCCATTGGCAAGACGACTGTAGAAAACATTTTGGAACGTGAACGCAACGGCGAAGGATCCTTCTGGGAAAACTTGCTCGCCGAAGCGAACAGTGTCGGCCGTACAGCCCCCAAGCTCAAGGGCTTCACCGATATGGTGCTTAGCTGGAAGGCGCTTGTTGCCGCAGGCGAGACCCCGCTCCCGATTTTGGCGGAACGCATCATCAACGATGTGGGCTACAAGGAATTCTTGCGTAAGGAAGATGAAGTTACTGCCGACGAACGTATCGGTAACTTGGACGAAATGGTGAATGCCATCCGTGAATTTGATGAAGAACACCCGGGGGCGACTCTCGATGCGTTCTTACAGGACATTTCTCTGTTGACCGATGCCGACAAGAAGGTGGATAATTCCAAGGGCCAGGTGACGCTTATGACGATTCATATGGCAAAGGGGCTTGAATTTAATACGGTTCATATAGCTGGTTGTGATCAAGGCATTTTCCCTTTGGTACGATCATCTTCTATGATGACGACTTCTGAAATGAATGAGCAGATCGAAGAAGAACGTCGCTTGTTTTATGTAGGCTGCACTCGCGCAGAAAAGAAGCTCTATTTATATCATATCGATGGTCGTTTTTTCCAGGGCTCTAGTCAGCGCTTTGCAAAATCAAAATTTTTGTCTGAAATGGATCCTTCTGTTGTGGATGAAAACGTTCGTCATCTTGGAGGATCTAGCTTCGGTGGCGACGACTTCAATCAGGATTTCTCGGGTCAACAGTTCTCGCGTCCGCCGCGCCCGAACATTCCGCCCAGTTTCCCGCATAGACCGTCGGGTAGCTTTGGCGGCAGTTCTTCGCGCCCGAACAACTTCGGCTCGCACGGCTTTAGCCGGCCTTCTATCCCGAATTCCGTGAAGAAGAACGACAAGCGCATCGTCTACCGTAATCCGATCAAGGTGGCGGCTCCGCCTAAGCCCGCGGAACCGTCCGGCCCGCGTGTAGTCTTCGACGAATTTAGCGAGAATCCGTTCCATCCGGGAGTCCGTGTACGCCACTCCAAGTATGGCGTCGGGACGATTGTCAAGTGCTACGGCTCGGGCGACAATGCCCGCGTGGATGTCCGATTCGGTAACGATCCGACGATTCGCACCATTATTTTGAAGTATGCGGCGCTGCAAATAGTCGGCTAA
- the gatC gene encoding Asp-tRNA(Asn)/Glu-tRNA(Gln) amidotransferase subunit GatC, translated as MLEREEVLKLAKLSRLEVAEEDIESVKGHLDKMLNHLEALKALNLSDVEPMTAVENGATILREDVPVQGFSLEKAFMNAPAVENDHFAIPKVIGG; from the coding sequence ATGCTCGAACGTGAAGAAGTTTTGAAACTCGCGAAGCTTTCTAGGCTCGAAGTCGCCGAAGAAGATATTGAATCCGTGAAGGGTCACCTGGACAAGATGCTGAACCATCTGGAAGCCCTTAAGGCCCTGAACCTTTCTGACGTGGAACCGATGACCGCCGTCGAAAACGGCGCGACCATTCTCCGCGAAGATGTTCCGGTGCAGGGTTTCTCGCTCGAAAAGGCTTTCATGAATGCCCCGGCGGTCGAAAACGACCACTTCGCCATTCCGAAGGTGATTGGCGGTTAG
- a CDS encoding 3-deoxy-manno-octulosonate cytidylyltransferase, which yields MAVHCIVPARMGSSRFPGKPLVKILGKEMIVRTMERAVRAECFDRIVCATDSEEIAGVVSRAGFEFVLTGPAATGSDRVSAAAQALGLDLVVNLQGDEPLVEPSVLRDVASALESHPDEWVTVACPLNPAEAELKTVVKVLVKGDYALDFTRSVAVEDASRWFQHQGIYAYSRRCRDEFSSLPQSEVEKERSLEQMRVLGKRPIRIVQSPFPSVSVDVPSDVAAVEAALTRVI from the coding sequence ATGGCTGTGCATTGCATAGTTCCTGCCCGTATGGGGTCGTCCCGTTTTCCCGGAAAGCCCCTGGTTAAAATTCTCGGCAAAGAAATGATCGTGCGCACGATGGAACGTGCGGTGCGGGCGGAATGTTTCGACCGTATTGTCTGTGCGACCGATTCCGAAGAAATTGCCGGGGTAGTCTCTCGGGCGGGATTTGAGTTTGTGTTGACGGGGCCTGCCGCAACGGGGTCCGACCGCGTGTCCGCTGCGGCGCAGGCGCTTGGCCTGGACTTGGTGGTGAACTTGCAGGGGGACGAACCCCTGGTGGAACCGTCCGTTCTCCGAGATGTGGCGTCTGCACTCGAAAGTCATCCCGACGAATGGGTGACGGTCGCGTGCCCGCTGAATCCGGCCGAGGCTGAACTGAAGACGGTCGTCAAAGTTTTGGTGAAAGGCGATTATGCGCTGGATTTTACCCGGTCGGTAGCGGTTGAGGACGCTTCCCGCTGGTTCCAGCATCAGGGCATTTATGCTTATTCCAGGCGGTGCCGCGATGAGTTCTCGTCTTTGCCGCAAAGTGAAGTGGAAAAGGAACGTTCCCTGGAGCAGATGCGCGTTTTGGGCAAACGCCCGATTCGTATTGTCCAGAGCCCGTTTCCGTCTGTTTCGGTGGATGTTCCTTCTGACGTGGCGGCCGTAGAGGCTGCCCTGACGAGGGTGATTTAA
- a CDS encoding ComEA family DNA-binding protein: MNGPEKNVVRLALCLLVLGIVMRYLPWGLPSIDTFEVGDALIVSADSLALNAGGNLSSDSIVSKIDSIGYSSGQKTQEKHPRMRKTAPKVALPIHINTASVDELCALKGVGPKLAEKIIAAREAHGPFKSGADLQKVPGIGKKKLENMISGVNFD; this comes from the coding sequence ATGAATGGTCCCGAGAAAAACGTGGTCCGGCTGGCACTCTGTCTGCTGGTCCTTGGAATAGTGATGCGTTATTTGCCCTGGGGGCTTCCCTCCATCGACACCTTTGAGGTGGGCGATGCCCTGATTGTGTCCGCCGATTCGCTGGCCTTGAATGCGGGAGGAAATCTCTCGTCTGACTCTATTGTGTCAAAAATTGACTCCATTGGGTATTCCTCCGGACAAAAAACTCAAGAAAAACATCCTAGAATGCGAAAAACGGCTCCAAAAGTGGCTTTGCCTATTCACATTAATACAGCCTCTGTCGACGAACTTTGTGCCCTGAAAGGGGTGGGCCCGAAGCTTGCGGAGAAGATTATTGCGGCCCGGGAGGCCCACGGACCCTTCAAATCGGGTGCAGATTTGCAAAAAGTGCCTGGAATTGGTAAGAAAAAATTGGAAAACATGATTTCCGGTGTAAATTTTGATTAG
- the pilM gene encoding type IV pilus biogenesis protein PilM has translation MSDTKIYMGVEVGDANLKVALVDGTERRVLKTAVLDTETSPLDDVYAFESAVQNWLEYCQIESVDAVSVSIPAFRSIVRQVFVPPEAAKNMDDYIKWYVSLITNAEASAYIIDYQILSGEESLGFTVMLIAVREKWVDNLRKGFRSKMLAPKAMDVDVLSIMNLVDFAENVTELTCVVKADYAGVTLLWLTKDNLQALRCVSTLSLVNKTQEEAYQFLVSGIAEQIRVAQEENAAIVTKQIRLCGDMANDMMFVEELRQKLSDCQVIPMDSFSNLRLPTEAEDSAAVLSCAGAIGAALNVMEGV, from the coding sequence ATGAGTGATACGAAGATTTACATGGGTGTCGAAGTGGGGGACGCAAACCTCAAAGTGGCTCTTGTGGACGGGACCGAACGTCGCGTTCTCAAGACGGCCGTCTTGGATACGGAGACCAGTCCGCTCGATGACGTTTACGCTTTTGAATCGGCCGTTCAGAACTGGTTGGAATACTGCCAGATTGAATCGGTCGATGCCGTGTCGGTTTCGATCCCTGCCTTTAGGTCCATTGTCCGTCAAGTTTTTGTCCCTCCCGAGGCGGCAAAGAACATGGACGACTACATCAAGTGGTATGTCTCGCTGATTACCAATGCCGAGGCGAGCGCCTATATCATCGACTATCAGATTTTGAGTGGCGAGGAATCGCTTGGCTTTACGGTCATGCTGATTGCCGTGCGTGAAAAGTGGGTTGATAACCTGCGCAAGGGCTTCCGTAGCAAGATGCTCGCTCCGAAGGCGATGGATGTCGACGTGCTTTCGATCATGAATCTTGTTGATTTTGCGGAAAACGTGACTGAACTGACCTGCGTGGTGAAGGCTGACTACGCCGGCGTGACGCTGCTCTGGCTCACCAAGGATAACCTCCAGGCGCTCCGCTGCGTCTCGACGCTTTCGCTGGTGAACAAGACTCAGGAAGAGGCTTACCAGTTCCTGGTGTCGGGCATTGCCGAACAGATTCGCGTTGCCCAGGAAGAAAATGCCGCCATCGTGACAAAGCAGATCAGGCTTTGCGGCGATATGGCAAATGACATGATGTTCGTGGAGGAGCTTCGACAGAAGCTTTCGGACTGTCAGGTGATCCCGATGGATTCCTTCTCGAACCTTAGACTGCCTACCGAGGCGGAAGATTCTGCCGCTGTGCTTTCTTGCGCCGGTGCGATTGGCGCTGCCCTGAATGTGATGGAGGGTGTATGA
- the rsmD gene encoding 16S rRNA (guanine(966)-N(2))-methyltransferase RsmD has translation MPIRITGGLMRGRNVPSPDTSKTRPTASRTREALFNILQGVENFRVLDLFAGTGIMGIEALSRGAASVVAVEMAHAQARLVLQAYKALSLESRLTLLEKNALALDKDSLCANEGFDLIYADPPFKDMDYPDLRPYWEWLNPGGVAVFEAPSHNLPAWVKEADEAGTVQVRRYGESSLVIYRK, from the coding sequence ATGCCTATTCGCATTACCGGTGGACTCATGCGGGGAAGGAACGTTCCTTCTCCGGATACTTCCAAGACTAGACCGACGGCTTCCCGTACGAGGGAAGCTCTCTTTAATATCTTGCAGGGAGTCGAAAATTTCCGTGTGCTTGACCTTTTTGCGGGGACGGGCATTATGGGGATTGAAGCTCTCAGCCGCGGAGCCGCAAGTGTTGTGGCTGTAGAAATGGCTCATGCCCAGGCGCGGTTGGTGTTGCAGGCGTACAAGGCGCTTTCCTTGGAATCTAGACTTACTTTGTTAGAAAAGAACGCTCTTGCGCTCGACAAGGATTCACTTTGTGCAAACGAGGGGTTCGATTTGATTTATGCCGACCCTCCGTTCAAGGATATGGATTATCCTGACCTGCGACCCTATTGGGAATGGCTGAATCCGGGTGGTGTAGCCGTGTTCGAAGCGCCGAGCCATAATTTGCCTGCATGGGTGAAGGAAGCGGACGAGGCGGGAACGGTGCAGGTCCGCCGCTACGGCGAATCGTCACTTGTGATTTACAGGAAGTAG
- the coaD gene encoding pantetheine-phosphate adenylyltransferase has protein sequence MKKIAVFAGSFDPFTLGHLDIVKRAAALFDELYVLLAVNASKKYYFDEATRAEMVRKAVAGLSNVKVEFFDGLTVEFMKRVGANFLVRGIRGAADVEYEQSVAWNNKNLYPECETVFLSSAPEHLMVSSTVVRELLKVGIAGSEEGRTKLAKYVPEDVLPLLITSTIDSSTQSFSTEGRESSAGSRLPSATLRG, from the coding sequence ATGAAGAAAATCGCCGTATTTGCAGGGTCGTTCGATCCGTTTACCTTAGGGCACCTCGATATCGTGAAGCGCGCCGCAGCGTTGTTTGACGAACTTTATGTGCTTTTGGCGGTGAATGCCTCCAAGAAATACTACTTCGACGAGGCTACCCGCGCCGAGATGGTGCGGAAAGCGGTTGCCGGGCTTTCGAATGTGAAGGTGGAATTTTTTGACGGCCTTACGGTGGAATTTATGAAACGCGTCGGGGCGAATTTCCTGGTGCGCGGAATCCGCGGGGCCGCCGATGTGGAATACGAACAATCGGTTGCCTGGAACAATAAGAACCTTTACCCTGAATGCGAAACGGTTTTCTTGTCTAGCGCTCCGGAACACTTGATGGTATCTAGCACCGTAGTGCGTGAACTCTTGAAAGTTGGCATCGCGGGCAGCGAAGAAGGCCGCACGAAACTTGCGAAATATGTCCCTGAAGATGTACTTCCTTTATTAATAACATCAACTATTGATTCCTCAACTCAGTCATTCTCGACCGAAGGGAGGGAATCCAGCGCTGGATCCCGTCTCCCCTCCGCTACGCTTCGAGGATGA
- a CDS encoding rhomboid family intramembrane serine protease: MLLIINAVVFALAFIGGNILGLHLNLPGLGYGSISEYIAYFGAFWPFAPEQAWRFVTYMFVHVDFWHFLFNMLMLWMFGSEVADMMGTKHFTGMYFFCGIFAAVFSLAMFWLGMTNSPIIGASGALMGIFVAYYKFFPNRMLLMFFFFPMRIKYAMWFMVAVDVFMAHSGDGVAHFAHLGGVVGGFLYMHFYERGFGNLGKAFEKMRGPKFTVHQGGRSESKPREDSDAIEGEVFYVDENKRMDEILKKVNREGINSLNESERQFLLQASEKLRRRRGGF, encoded by the coding sequence GTGCTGCTGATCATTAACGCGGTCGTTTTTGCACTGGCGTTCATTGGCGGCAACATTCTCGGGTTGCACCTGAATTTGCCCGGCCTCGGTTATGGTAGCATTTCCGAATACATTGCCTACTTTGGTGCCTTCTGGCCGTTTGCCCCGGAGCAGGCTTGGCGCTTTGTAACTTACATGTTCGTGCATGTAGATTTCTGGCATTTCCTCTTCAATATGCTGATGCTCTGGATGTTCGGTAGCGAAGTGGCCGATATGATGGGGACAAAGCATTTTACGGGAATGTATTTTTTCTGCGGAATTTTTGCGGCGGTGTTCAGTCTGGCTATGTTCTGGCTCGGTATGACGAATAGCCCGATTATTGGGGCTTCGGGAGCCTTGATGGGAATTTTCGTGGCGTACTACAAGTTCTTCCCGAACCGGATGCTTTTGATGTTCTTCTTTTTCCCGATGCGAATCAAGTACGCGATGTGGTTCATGGTCGCGGTAGACGTGTTCATGGCGCATTCGGGAGATGGCGTGGCGCATTTTGCCCATTTGGGCGGTGTCGTAGGCGGATTCCTTTATATGCATTTTTACGAACGTGGCTTCGGGAACCTCGGTAAGGCTTTTGAAAAAATGCGTGGCCCAAAGTTTACGGTGCATCAGGGCGGCCGTTCCGAAAGCAAGCCGCGTGAAGATTCCGATGCCATCGAGGGTGAAGTTTTTTATGTGGACGAAAACAAGCGGATGGATGAAATCCTGAAGAAAGTCAATCGCGAAGGAATCAATTCGCTGAACGAGTCCGAACGTCAATTTCTATTACAGGCGAGCGAAAAGTTGCGCCGTCGCAGAGGAGGCTTCTAA
- a CDS encoding adenosine kinase, with amino-acid sequence MKKVLGMGAALVDILANVDDAWIAAQGVQKGGMNMVDWPQMEKFLGALQNPLRVPGGSTCNTMVGLSRLGGKAAFISKIGNDELGDIFKKHLVNNGVESKLGLSDAATGCVFSAVTPDAQRSMWTYLGASDFLASDDFVPALYDGVGLLYAEGYRAFNADCFKKSFTLARSLGVETALDFSSFGVVEACRKLFDELFAEGMIDIIIANEDEAYAYAGVKEEAALDVLAKKAEVAVVKIGKRGALIAKDGKVVHVQAGPAKAIDTTGAGDLWASGFLYGYMNGWDMERSGNLGSVVSNEVVQVMGAQIPEDGWKRILAARG; translated from the coding sequence ATGAAGAAAGTTTTAGGTATGGGCGCAGCCCTTGTCGATATTTTGGCCAATGTAGATGATGCCTGGATTGCCGCTCAAGGAGTGCAGAAGGGTGGCATGAACATGGTGGACTGGCCTCAGATGGAAAAGTTCCTGGGTGCTCTCCAGAATCCGCTGCGCGTGCCGGGTGGTTCTACCTGCAATACCATGGTGGGCCTTTCTCGTCTGGGTGGCAAGGCTGCCTTTATCTCGAAAATTGGCAACGACGAACTGGGTGACATTTTCAAGAAGCACTTGGTGAATAACGGTGTGGAATCGAAGCTCGGCTTAAGCGACGCTGCCACGGGTTGCGTTTTTTCTGCAGTGACGCCCGACGCGCAGCGTTCCATGTGGACTTACCTGGGAGCCTCCGATTTCCTCGCTAGTGATGACTTTGTACCGGCCCTTTACGATGGCGTAGGCCTGCTGTATGCCGAAGGCTACCGCGCCTTTAATGCCGACTGCTTCAAGAAATCCTTCACCTTGGCCCGCAGCCTTGGTGTAGAAACAGCTCTCGACTTTAGCAGCTTTGGCGTGGTGGAAGCCTGCCGCAAACTCTTTGACGAACTCTTTGCCGAAGGCATGATCGATATCATCATCGCAAACGAAGACGAAGCCTATGCATACGCTGGTGTCAAGGAAGAAGCCGCTCTCGATGTACTTGCCAAGAAGGCGGAGGTTGCCGTGGTGAAAATCGGCAAGCGCGGTGCCCTGATAGCGAAAGATGGCAAGGTGGTACATGTGCAGGCGGGCCCTGCCAAGGCTATCGATACCACCGGTGCCGGCGACTTGTGGGCGTCGGGATTCCTGTACGGCTACATGAACGGCTGGGATATGGAACGCAGTGGAAACCTCGGCAGCGTCGTGAGTAACGAAGTGGTCCAGGTGATGGGCGCCCAGATTCCCGAAGACGGCTGGAAGCGCATCTTGGCTGCTCGCGGCTAG